In Sorghum bicolor cultivar BTx623 chromosome 8, Sorghum_bicolor_NCBIv3, whole genome shotgun sequence, one genomic interval encodes:
- the LOC8071409 gene encoding 2-isopropylmalate synthase A: MASSLLSSPAKPFCSTTKTTPAPKATRFPSPRFLSSAHVLSAARRLRAVSARASQQQPPPPRGQQQRRPEYVPNRIDDPNYVRIFDTTLRDGEQSPGATMTSAQKLVVARQLARLGVDIIEAGFPASSPDDLDAVRSIAIEVGNPAPAGDDGGADATHVPVICGLSRCNRKDIDAAWEAVRHARRPRIHTFIATSDIHMQHKLRKTPEQVAAIARDMVAYARSLGCTDVEFSPEDAGRSNREFLYHILGEVIKAGATTLNIPDTVGYNLPYEFGKLIADIKANTPGIENAIISTHCQNDLGLATANTLAGARAGARQLEVTINGIGERAGNASLEEVVMAIKCRRELLNGLYTGIDSRHITLTSKMVQEHSGLIVQPHKAIVGANAFAHESGIHQDGMLKNKGTYEIISPDDIGLTRANEFGIVLGKLSGRHAVRSKLVELGYEIGDKEFEDFFKRYKEVAEKKKRVTDEDLEALLSDEIFQPKLIWSLADVQATCGTLSLSTATVKLIGPDGEERIACSVGTGPVDAAYKAVDQIIQIPTVLREYSMTSVTEGIDAIATTRVVVTGDVSINAKHALTGRSFNRSFSGSGASMDIVVSSVRAYLSALNKICSFAGAVKASSEVPEIASVPSTE, from the exons ATGGCGTCCTCGCTGCTCTCCTCCCCCGCTAAACCTTTCTGCTCCACCACCAAAACGACCCCCGCACCAAAAGCCACCCGCTTTCCATCCCCAAGATTCCTCTCCTCCGCCCATGTCCtctccgccgcgcgccgcctCCGTGCGGTCTCCGCCCGAGCGTCGCAGCAGcagcctccgccgccgcgggggcagcagcagcggcggccgGAGTACGTCCCGAACCGCATCGACGACCCAAACTACGTGCGAATCTTCGACACCACGCTGCGCGACggggagcagtccccgggcgcCACGATGACGAGCGCGCAGAAGCTCGTCGTCGCGCGCCAGCTGGCCCGCCTCGGCGTCGACATCATCGAGGCCGGGTTCCCGGCTTCCTCCCCCGACGACCTCGACGCCGTGCGCTCCATCGCCATCGAGGTCGGCAACCCCGCACCCGCCGGGGACGACGGTGGCGCCGACGCCACGCACGTGCCGGTCATCTGTGGCCTCTCGCGGTGCAACAGGAAGGACATCGACGCGGCGTGGGAGGCCGTGCGCCACGCGCGACGGCCCCGGATCCACACCTTCATCGCCACCAGCGACATCCACATGCAGCATAAGCTCAGGAAGACCCCCGAGCAGGTGGCGGCCATTGCCAGGGACATGGTGGCCTACGCCCGCAGCCTCGGATGCACTGACGTCGAGTTCAGCCCCGAGGACGCCGGCAG GTCAAATAGAGAGTTCTTGTATCATATTCTAGGGGAAGTCATAAAAGCTGGAGCTACAACTCTCAATATCCCGGACACTGTCGGATACAATCTTCCTTATGAATTTGGGAAGTTAATTGCTGATATAAAGGCAAACACTCCTGGAATTGAAAATGCTATCATTTCAACTCATTGCCAGAATGACCTTGGTCTTGCGACTGCCAACACTTTAGCG GGCGCTCGTGCAGGGGCACGACAATTAGAGGTTACTATTAATGGTATTGGTGAAAGAGCTGGAAATGCTTCTTTGGAGGAG GTTGTCATGGCAATTAAATGCCGCAGAGAACTGTTAAATGGTCTCTATACTGGAATCGATTCTCGGCATATCACTTTGACGAGCAAAATG GTACAAGAGCATAGTGGACTGATCGTACAACCACATAAAGCTATTGTTGGTGCCAATGCATTTGCTCATGAAAGTGGAATTCATCAG gATGGCATGCTTAAAAACAAAGGAACTTATGAAATTATATCGCCTGATGATATTGGTTTGACACGTGCAAACGAATTTGGTATTGTTCTTGGGAAACTCAG TGGAAGGCATGCTGTGAGATCTAAGCTAGTGGAG CTTGGATATGAAATCGGTGACAAGGAATTTGAGGACTTCTTTAAACGCTACAAAGAGGTTGCAGAGAAGAAAAAG CGTGTAACTGATGAAGACTTAGAAGCGTTATTGTCAGATGAGATATTCCAGCCTAAGCTTATTTGGTCCCTTGCTGATGTACAG GCAACATGCGGTACACTTAGTTTATCTACGGCAACGGTGAAATTGATAGGACCAGATGGAGAGGAGAGAATAGCATGTTCAGTCGGAACAGGTCCAGTCGATGCAGCTTACAAGGCTGTTGACCAAATAATCCAG ATTCCAACCGTTCTACGAGAATATAGCATGACATCAGTCACAGAAGGCATTGACGCAATTGCAACAACTCGAGTTGTTGTCACTGGAGATGTGAGCATCAACGCCAAACATGCCTTGACTGGCCGCTCTTTCAACCGCTCCTTCAG TGGGAGCGGGGCATCCATGGACATTGTGGTGTCCAGCGTCAGAGCTTACCTGAGCGCCCTGAACAAGATTTGCAGTTTTGCTGGCGCCGTGAAAGCCAGCAGCGAGGTACCTGAGATCGCAAGCGTTCCGAGCACAGAATGA